The Pleuronectes platessa chromosome 22, fPlePla1.1, whole genome shotgun sequence region TAGTTTGTTGGAAATCTGGCTTTTGCACAACAAATGTTGAGGCTTAAAGATTTCAGGAGTCAAAATGTGTAATTAAGAGAAGTTCGATACAGacgaaaagagaaataaaataatagtcAAAAGAATTGAGCTGAAGCAGAAGGTAAGACTGGGGGAGAGTGACGGACGCAGAAGCTGGTGTGATTTGGAAAAGCAATAtgtttaatattacaaaacttaaataaaacacaaccttttttctctccagagcTGAGCCATGTCCCTCTCAAGCTGCCAGATGACTCGTCAGAGGCAAATTACCTCCGGCTGCTTACTGTTGGTGTGTTTCCTGGTCATTTCTTTTACATACTACAAGCCGGAAATCGAGTTCCCGGATTTTCGTGATTATCTGAAGAGAGGCAATCATTCTTGTGAGTGCCCTGTGGAAGCACAGATCCAGGGCTCAAACCCAAACTCTTCCTCGGAGCAGCACGTGGAAGCACCTACTGATGGTCCCAAGCAGATCCAGGACGTGGAGGTGGAAGCTGAGCCTGATACTCTTCTCTTGATTTGGACGTGGCCATTTGGCTACAAATTCGATCTCACCTGCGATATGTTCAAATATAAAGGATGCCGCTTGACCGATGACAAGTCTCTTTACAAACAAGCCCACGGGGTTTTCATCCACCACAGGGACATTCATGGAAATCTGGGAAACTTGCCGAGTGAGCCACGTCCCTGGTTTCAGAAATGGGTTTGGATGAACATGGAGTCACCTACACACTGTGCAAAATTACCCGGACTTGATAACTTGTTCAACTTGACATCCTGTTATCGCTCAGATTCACATATCCCAGTGCCTTATGGGAATTTGGTGCCACAATCATCTGAGGTGGAGAGTTTCCAGCTGCCAACCAAGGACAAGTTGGTCTGTTGGATCGTGAGCAACTGGCATGACAAGCACAAAAGAGTTCAGTACTACAACGAGctaaaaaaacacatccagaTAGAAACTTATGGGAGGGCTTTTGGCAAAAATGTAGATGGTCAAAACTATGCAAACATATTATCTAGTTGTAAATTCTACCTCTCCTTTGAAAACTCTCAGCACAAAGATTATATCTCAGACAAGGTATTCGATCCTATGAGACTGGGAACTGTACCCGTAGTTCTTGGCCCTATAAGAGAAAACTACGAGGACCATATCCCACGAGACTCTTTCATTCATGTCGATGACTTTTCCACTCCAAAGGAGCTGGCAGAGAGGCTCCTTCACCTAGACCAGAATATGACTGAATACATGAGATTCTTTGACTGGAAAAAGAGGTATAGAATTCATCAGTCACAGTTCGGCAGAGACCATGCCTGCAAAGCTTGTCgttacttacaaaaaaacagAGGATACCAGGCTAGTCATTCTCTTAAAAAGTGGTTCTGGGATCAATAGCACTAGATATAAGAGCATTGATCAAATAATCTGCTCATTTGGTTCACTGATGAGAATGGGCTCGAGGGAACTTCTTAGGTGAAGGAATCATAAAATGAACTGGATTCTACCCAGGACCCAGTATTTCTTATGaaggttttcacccctgtcagaCTGGTTCATAGAAGGGTGAGGTCTGGACCCAAAAGGACTCATTCACTTTTGGGGCGATTTTTAATTAAGGGGGCGGATCAAGGAAAATGTCCCCTTTtgtgtttataaaatgttatgtgAATATCTTCAGAAATTGTGGATATTTAAGAAAGGTGAACCGGAAGAACTGGATGCAAATGTGGATGTATACTCTCTAAATTTGAACTAATGTCAAACGGCTCCATGTTGTGGTTGTGGAATCTAAAGTAAGTTAGCGTGTAAAATACAAACTGATAAATATACTTTGTTGAATGTGTCTTTATGTGCATCTTTCACAATGAGgtgacatcctcacatccttcATGACACTCTGACATTATAATCTTGCTTACGGCGGTTCTACATTTCTTAAACCTCTTTTCTAACTCTTGCCAGGCCTAAAAGAAGATCATAAATCAATAGTTTTTTTAACCACATTTTTTGGTATTTACTAATCTTTAAAGGAGAAGTAAAAAGTTTAAATCGTACTCTAAACACGATCGTAATTGTCTGTTAGTAATAAGTGctcttttttaaaacagcattgAACTTCAACTTCCTCACACTTGCGCTTTCAGAGTTGTGCAGTATGATATTTCAGATACATGTACATCCATTTGAATACAGATAGATTTTGAGATATTGAGCCCAGTGAGTATTTGCCAGTACAGTAGAGAGTAGAGATTTGAATATGCCCCAGTAGGAAAGATCCATCCACATAGAgtataacaacaataatgagGACTGAATGTCATCTAGTGACCTCTTTTTGAGGGTCCTGGTGTTGTGGGGGCTTACTGGGACAAAGACAGGGAAATAAgaagtagtagtggtagtaatAATAGTTGGGTGGTAGTAGAATAGTTCCTCCAATTGTTTCACAAAGCAGACTTTAGAAGCGCAACATATATTGCTTATACTAGAGACTCTGGTCCCATCTAGTGGCCGTTCTAACACTTCACAGTATAGTAAAAGTATTAATATCGTGAAAATAAGtactataaatgaaaaataaatataatttaaaataaattatggcTGAATTTCATTTAGCTACTTCAGTTTCAGGGTCCTGCTGTTCTTGCAATGTAACTTGCACACAGTCATGGCTTACTAATAAAGAATTAGTAGAATTAGCAGTATTGCTAGTACAgctatatacatatatgcatTACATCCACATTGAAAGCCATGCCATAATTTAGCTCCCCCTGAATCTAGCTGAAATATGACCTCTACTAGTGAGGAACCTATAATAGGACAAAGATGTAACAGACACCTCCCATTGCACTTCAAAATCACAAGGTTCACTATCAAACTTATCACAAACTTCATGATCAGACTCATTTATGTACAGATGGTTTCAAAGCATACATTTTAGCCTCAGGTTTAAATTCAACCAGAAACCGGCTCAGGTTGTATTTATTCctacattttctttcattctagTTATTCTGAAAAGGATCTATATTTTTGAACAACATGTTTTTCTAAGTGGATGACTCTCTACTGTATTTAGCATAAGTAAAAATGAATTGCTAAGGAAGTGAAATACAGGTCAAATTACCTCAAACAgtttctgcatgtttttttccttctgtccTTTGTGGAGTCTCAGACATATTAACTTTCATTCAGGTATTAAATGGAGCGATGCGGCcgagctagttcaggcagccaactcgagctgcgctgctacATGTGAAACACCTCACTCCCAACTACCAtctaatacacacccacctaaTCAGGTTTTCTTTTTAAGCAGAGAGATATATCCCATCACCCCCTTTGCTCCCACTGCTTCTGCAGTATTGTTTCCAGTTGTTTCAGCCCCTctaccaccccagcatccacctgtaggctctgacggtgtgtgtgtgtgtgtatgtgaggggGTACaaatatttgctcatcactctcATCATGTTCGTGTAATCATAAGTGGGAATGATTAAGTTGGAGGCTAGATGCCAAATATTAAACCTGTTTTATTGCTGCAGTAAATGTTTGACAGTGAGTTGACCAACTCAATTCTTGTTATTTCCTTTCCACATTCACATATGATCGCTGTTCTTGGACGGTGCAGGAAAGCACCAGCTTGTCGAGAATCAAAGGACATTTTAGACTCTGCGTTTATATTTCAGACAAATGTTGagcaatattacatt contains the following coding sequences:
- the LOC128428899 gene encoding 4-galactosyl-N-acetylglucosaminide 3-alpha-L-fucosyltransferase 9-like, which gives rise to MSLSSCQMTRQRQITSGCLLLVCFLVISFTYYKPEIEFPDFRDYLKRGNHSCECPVEAQIQGSNPNSSSEQHVEAPTDGPKQIQDVEVEAEPDTLLLIWTWPFGYKFDLTCDMFKYKGCRLTDDKSLYKQAHGVFIHHRDIHGNLGNLPSEPRPWFQKWVWMNMESPTHCAKLPGLDNLFNLTSCYRSDSHIPVPYGNLVPQSSEVESFQLPTKDKLVCWIVSNWHDKHKRVQYYNELKKHIQIETYGRAFGKNVDGQNYANILSSCKFYLSFENSQHKDYISDKVFDPMRLGTVPVVLGPIRENYEDHIPRDSFIHVDDFSTPKELAERLLHLDQNMTEYMRFFDWKKRYRIHQSQFGRDHACKACRYLQKNRGYQASHSLKKWFWDQ